In Leifsonia sp. ZF2019, a genomic segment contains:
- a CDS encoding nitroreductase family protein, giving the protein MSDLPARVGARRSYSRVTDAAPTHEELLTLVAAAGRVADHSALHPWRVIELRGDARLRLGKAFAKDAKAHGHEAEKLATKPLRAPLLLAIVASRKKSSKVPGWEQDAVASGVAHILSLLLHDAGWGVIWRTGHQTRAKAVHKMHGLDRNERLLGWLYVGGIPEGSKEGHRKPLSAERYLSVLD; this is encoded by the coding sequence GTGAGCGACCTCCCCGCCCGCGTCGGCGCGCGGCGCTCCTACTCCCGCGTCACGGACGCGGCTCCCACGCACGAGGAGCTGCTGACGCTCGTCGCCGCGGCGGGACGGGTCGCCGACCACAGCGCTCTGCACCCGTGGCGCGTGATCGAACTGCGCGGGGACGCCCGGCTCCGGCTCGGCAAGGCGTTCGCCAAGGACGCGAAGGCCCACGGCCACGAGGCCGAGAAGCTCGCCACCAAGCCGCTGCGCGCTCCTCTTCTCCTGGCGATCGTGGCCAGCCGCAAGAAGAGCAGCAAGGTGCCGGGCTGGGAGCAGGACGCGGTCGCTTCGGGCGTCGCGCACATCCTCAGCCTGCTGCTGCACGACGCCGGCTGGGGCGTCATCTGGCGCACCGGGCACCAGACCCGCGCCAAGGCGGTGCACAAAATGCACGGCCTCGACAGGAACGAGCGCCTGCTGGGCTGGCTCTACGTGGGAGGCATCCCCGAGGGGAGCAAGGAGGGGCACCGCAAACCCCTCTCGGCCGAGCGCTACCTCAGCGTCCTCGACTGA
- a CDS encoding DMT family transporter — translation MTPRTFPLWLALVIAMICGAGVALQSRINGELGRRLDDGFTAAAISFGSGLIILLVALAVAPAGRRGLGRVRAALRGGELRWWYVCGGAAGAFLVLSQGLAAAMLGVALFTVSVVAGQTVSGLVLDRVGLGPGGRRPLTPARIAGAVIALLAVTWAVSAQFGGGVPVWMMLLPLIAGLGMGWQQAVNGQVRVVAESALTATFINFLVGTIVLVVLMLVHWALAGLPEPLPTEPWLYVGGAIGCVFIAGAALLVRITGVLLLGLATVAGQLLTALLLDLLAPTSRAPVAFSTIGGTLLAIVAVGVASIRWGSRRAAE, via the coding sequence GTGACTCCCCGTACCTTCCCCCTGTGGCTGGCGCTCGTCATCGCGATGATCTGCGGTGCCGGCGTGGCCCTCCAGTCCCGCATCAACGGGGAGCTCGGCCGCCGTCTCGACGACGGCTTCACCGCCGCCGCGATCTCGTTCGGCTCGGGCCTGATCATCCTGCTCGTCGCGCTGGCCGTCGCCCCCGCAGGCCGGCGCGGGCTCGGCCGCGTGCGTGCCGCGCTGCGCGGCGGCGAGCTGCGCTGGTGGTACGTGTGCGGCGGTGCGGCCGGTGCGTTCCTGGTCCTCTCCCAGGGGCTCGCCGCAGCGATGCTGGGAGTCGCGCTGTTCACCGTGTCGGTCGTCGCCGGTCAGACGGTCAGCGGCCTGGTGCTCGACCGCGTCGGTCTCGGCCCCGGCGGCCGTCGCCCGCTCACCCCGGCCCGGATCGCGGGCGCCGTCATCGCGCTGCTCGCGGTCACCTGGGCCGTCTCCGCCCAGTTCGGCGGCGGCGTCCCGGTCTGGATGATGCTCCTGCCGCTCATCGCCGGTCTCGGGATGGGGTGGCAGCAGGCCGTGAACGGTCAGGTGCGTGTGGTCGCCGAGAGCGCGCTGACCGCGACCTTCATCAACTTCCTGGTCGGCACCATCGTGCTCGTCGTGCTGATGCTCGTGCACTGGGCGCTCGCGGGACTGCCGGAGCCGCTCCCGACCGAGCCGTGGCTGTACGTCGGCGGAGCCATCGGCTGCGTCTTCATCGCCGGAGCCGCGCTGCTCGTCCGGATCACCGGCGTGCTGCTGCTGGGCCTCGCGACGGTGGCCGGCCAGTTGCTGACCGCCCTGCTGCTCGACCTGCTGGCGCCGACCTCGCGCGCCCCGGTGGCGTTCTCGACGATCGGCGGCACGCTGCTCGCCATCGTCGCCGTGGGTGTGGCGAGCATCCGCTGGGGCTCGCGTCGCGCCGCCGAGTGA
- the paaZ gene encoding phenylacetic acid degradation bifunctional protein PaaZ, giving the protein MTESPAVLPSYVRDRWWTPSDDTGATAVLDASTGEPVARVSATGLDLAAALDHARTVGQASLGALTFHQRALLLKAFAQALTARKQELYDASASAGATRADAWIDVDGGIGALFTYGSKGRRELPNAQVVVDGPPEPLSTDGSFSGQHVYTRLPGVAVQINAFNFPVWGLLEKLAPSFLAGMPTLVKPATPTAQVAERMVRILVESGLLPDGSLQVVCGAVPGLLDHLRLGDLVAFTGSASTAEHLRSHASVQTGGVRFTSETDSINASVLGPDAGAGSPEFDAYVKQLVVELTAKAGQKCTAIRRAIVPAGSEEALIDAVRARIAERVVVGDPRAEGVTMGPLASRTQRDEVLRQVGRLVEAGGKVVVGALGDPVVRRADGSEGVAPEGAFVAPLLLRFADARTPAAHTVEAFGPVASILSYTSPAEAAELVARGGGSLVTSAATHDTAFARDLVLASAAYNGRILLLDRDDARSSTGHGSPVPHLVHGGPGRAGGGEELGGIRAVLHHMQRTAIQGSPDMLTAITGVWHEGAAATAGGEHPFRKSLATLRIGDQVASASRRVTLDDIEAFATFTGDTFYAHMDEEAAAANPFFPGRVAHGYLLVSWAAGLFVDPAPGPVLANYGLEDLRFLTPVSPGDSIRVTLTAKQITPRETDEYGEVRWDARIRNQHDELVATYDVLTLVAKE; this is encoded by the coding sequence ATGACCGAGTCCCCCGCCGTCCTGCCGAGCTACGTCCGGGACCGGTGGTGGACACCCTCCGATGACACCGGCGCGACCGCGGTGCTCGACGCCTCCACCGGCGAGCCGGTCGCCCGGGTGAGCGCGACCGGCCTCGACCTCGCCGCCGCCCTCGACCACGCCCGGACCGTCGGGCAGGCGTCTCTCGGCGCCCTGACGTTCCACCAGCGCGCGCTGCTGCTGAAGGCGTTCGCGCAGGCGCTCACCGCCCGCAAGCAGGAGCTGTACGACGCGTCGGCCTCCGCGGGCGCAACCCGGGCGGACGCGTGGATCGACGTGGACGGCGGCATCGGCGCGCTCTTCACCTACGGCTCGAAGGGGCGGCGCGAGCTGCCGAACGCGCAGGTCGTCGTCGACGGGCCGCCGGAGCCGCTCTCCACGGACGGCTCGTTCTCCGGGCAGCACGTCTACACCCGGCTGCCGGGCGTCGCCGTGCAGATCAACGCCTTCAACTTCCCGGTCTGGGGGCTGCTCGAGAAGCTGGCGCCCTCGTTCCTCGCCGGGATGCCGACGCTGGTGAAGCCCGCGACGCCGACGGCCCAGGTCGCCGAGCGGATGGTGCGCATCCTGGTCGAGAGCGGCCTGCTGCCGGACGGGTCGCTGCAGGTGGTGTGCGGGGCGGTGCCGGGCCTCCTGGACCACCTGCGGCTGGGCGACCTGGTCGCGTTCACCGGCTCGGCCTCCACGGCGGAGCACCTGCGCTCGCACGCCTCCGTGCAGACCGGCGGCGTGCGATTCACGAGCGAGACCGACTCGATCAACGCCTCCGTGCTCGGACCGGACGCCGGCGCCGGCTCGCCGGAGTTCGACGCCTACGTGAAGCAGCTGGTGGTGGAGCTGACGGCCAAAGCGGGCCAGAAGTGCACGGCCATTCGGCGCGCGATCGTGCCGGCGGGGAGCGAAGAGGCCCTGATCGACGCGGTACGCGCCCGCATCGCCGAGCGCGTCGTCGTCGGCGACCCGCGGGCGGAGGGGGTGACCATGGGGCCGCTCGCCTCGCGCACCCAGCGCGACGAGGTGCTCCGGCAGGTTGGAAGGCTCGTGGAGGCCGGCGGGAAGGTCGTGGTCGGCGCGCTCGGCGATCCGGTCGTGCGGCGGGCCGACGGGTCGGAAGGGGTCGCGCCGGAGGGCGCGTTCGTCGCCCCACTGCTGCTGCGGTTCGCCGACGCGCGCACGCCCGCGGCGCACACGGTGGAGGCGTTCGGGCCGGTCGCGAGCATCCTGTCGTACACGTCGCCCGCCGAGGCGGCCGAGCTCGTCGCGCGAGGAGGCGGCTCACTGGTGACCAGTGCGGCGACGCACGACACCGCGTTCGCGCGCGATCTCGTGCTCGCCTCCGCGGCGTACAACGGGCGCATCCTGCTGCTCGATCGCGACGACGCGCGCAGCTCGACCGGGCACGGCTCACCGGTCCCGCACCTCGTGCACGGCGGCCCCGGGCGGGCGGGAGGCGGGGAGGAGCTGGGCGGGATCCGCGCAGTCCTGCACCACATGCAGCGGACGGCGATCCAGGGCTCCCCGGACATGCTCACCGCGATCACGGGCGTGTGGCACGAGGGCGCCGCCGCGACGGCCGGGGGCGAGCATCCGTTCCGCAAGTCGCTCGCGACCCTGCGGATCGGCGACCAGGTCGCCTCCGCCTCCCGCCGCGTGACCCTGGACGACATCGAGGCGTTCGCGACGTTCACGGGCGACACGTTCTACGCCCACATGGACGAGGAGGCCGCCGCGGCGAACCCGTTCTTCCCGGGTCGCGTGGCGCACGGCTACCTTCTCGTGTCGTGGGCCGCCGGGCTGTTCGTGGACCCGGCGCCGGGTCCGGTGCTCGCGAACTACGGGCTGGAGGACCTGCGCTTCCTCACCCCGGTGTCGCCGGGCGACAGCATCCGGGTCACGCTCACGGCCAAGCAGATCACGCCGCGGGAGACCGACGAGTACGGCGAGGTGCGGTGGGACGCGCGCATCCGCAACCAGCACGACGAGCTCGTTGCGACCTACGACGTCCTCACCCTGGTCGCGAAGGAGTAG
- a CDS encoding Lrp/AsnC family transcriptional regulator, with protein sequence MDDIDVRILDALRSDGRASITAVAESAHVSRANAYARVARLVDAGVITGFTAKVDPRKSGRASSAYVTMRVDQAEWHELRDTLRGIPEVEHFALVGGDFDVILLVRARDNEDLRRVILEELTSIPSVRDTKTSLVFEDHDQR encoded by the coding sequence ATGGACGACATCGACGTACGCATCCTGGACGCTCTGCGCAGCGACGGCCGCGCCTCCATCACGGCGGTCGCCGAGAGCGCGCACGTGTCGCGGGCCAACGCCTACGCCCGCGTGGCGCGGCTGGTGGACGCGGGGGTCATCACCGGCTTCACGGCGAAGGTGGACCCGCGCAAGTCGGGCCGCGCGTCATCGGCCTACGTGACCATGCGGGTCGACCAGGCGGAGTGGCACGAGCTGCGCGACACCCTCCGCGGCATCCCGGAGGTGGAGCACTTCGCCCTCGTCGGCGGCGACTTCGACGTGATCCTGCTGGTGCGGGCGCGCGACAACGAGGACCTGCGGCGCGTGATCCTGGAGGAGCTCACCAGCATCCCCTCGGTGCGCGACACCAAGACGTCGCTGGTGTTCGAGGACCACGACCAACGCTGA
- the paaA gene encoding 1,2-phenylacetyl-CoA epoxidase subunit PaaA — MTSIDTVEQDDAQARFDDLIAADSRVEPRDWMPDAYRRTLIRQMSQHAHSEIIGMQPEANWITRAPSLKRKAILMAKVQDEAGHGLYLYSAAQTLGITRDEMTEQLIDGTAKYSSIFNYPTLSWADIGAIGWLVDGAAICNQVPLCRCSYAPYGRAMVRICKEESFHQRQGFEILLTLMRGTAEQRRMAQDAVDRWYWPSLMMFGPPDAESRHSARSMAWKIKRFSNDELRQRFVAMLVPQAEALGVTLPDPALRWDEEAQAYALGTIDWSELQEVIAGRGPCNAQRLQRRREAHDDGAWVREAAAAYAEKRAAGGGHVAGREAAA, encoded by the coding sequence ATGACGAGCATCGACACGGTCGAGCAGGACGACGCGCAGGCGCGGTTCGACGACCTCATCGCGGCCGACTCCCGCGTGGAGCCGCGCGACTGGATGCCCGACGCCTACCGGCGCACCCTGATCCGGCAGATGTCGCAGCACGCGCACTCCGAGATCATCGGGATGCAGCCGGAGGCCAACTGGATCACCCGCGCGCCGAGCCTGAAGCGCAAGGCGATCCTCATGGCGAAGGTGCAGGACGAGGCCGGCCACGGGCTCTACCTCTACTCCGCGGCGCAGACGCTGGGCATCACGCGCGACGAGATGACGGAGCAGCTGATCGACGGCACGGCCAAGTACTCCTCCATCTTCAACTACCCCACCCTCAGCTGGGCCGACATCGGCGCGATCGGCTGGCTGGTCGACGGCGCGGCCATCTGCAACCAGGTACCGCTGTGCCGCTGCTCCTATGCCCCCTACGGCCGCGCGATGGTCCGCATCTGCAAGGAGGAGTCGTTCCATCAACGGCAGGGGTTCGAGATCCTGCTGACGCTGATGCGCGGGACCGCGGAGCAGCGCAGGATGGCGCAGGACGCGGTCGACCGCTGGTACTGGCCGTCGCTCATGATGTTCGGGCCTCCCGACGCCGAGTCCCGCCACTCGGCGCGGTCGATGGCATGGAAGATCAAGCGCTTCTCGAACGACGAGCTGCGGCAGCGGTTCGTCGCGATGCTGGTGCCGCAGGCCGAGGCGTTGGGCGTGACGCTGCCCGACCCGGCCCTGCGCTGGGACGAGGAGGCCCAGGCCTACGCGCTGGGGACGATCGACTGGAGCGAGCTGCAGGAGGTCATCGCCGGGCGCGGGCCGTGCAACGCCCAGCGGTTGCAGCGCCGGCGGGAGGCCCACGACGACGGCGCGTGGGTGCGGGAGGCCGCGGCCGCGTACGCCGAGAAGCGCGCCGCCGGCGGGGGGCACGTCGCCGGCCGGGAGGCCGCCGCATGA
- a CDS encoding TetR/AcrR family transcriptional regulator produces the protein MTETLPAEGLRRGRPGYDQRGILEVAVAAFNEHGYDATSIGMLATRLGLSKSAIYHHVSAKDELLALALDVALDGLEGVLRSPEATDGPAAARLAAVLRGAVHVLAERKPYVTLLLRVRGNTEVERAALVRRRAFDRAVADLVAEAQAEGALRTDADPVVVARLLFGTINSLTEWYDPDGPLTPDSVADTILAFAL, from the coding sequence ATGACCGAGACGCTGCCGGCCGAGGGCCTGCGCCGGGGCCGCCCCGGCTACGACCAGCGCGGCATCCTCGAGGTGGCGGTGGCCGCGTTCAACGAGCACGGCTACGACGCGACCTCCATCGGGATGCTCGCGACCCGGCTCGGGCTCTCCAAGTCGGCGATCTACCATCACGTCTCCGCCAAGGACGAGCTGCTGGCGCTCGCGCTCGACGTGGCGCTCGACGGACTCGAGGGCGTGCTGCGCTCGCCGGAGGCGACGGACGGCCCGGCAGCGGCACGCCTGGCCGCGGTGCTGCGCGGCGCCGTGCACGTGCTCGCCGAGCGGAAGCCCTACGTCACCCTCCTGCTCCGCGTGCGCGGGAACACCGAGGTCGAGCGGGCCGCGCTCGTACGTCGCCGCGCGTTCGACCGCGCGGTGGCCGACCTCGTCGCCGAGGCGCAGGCGGAGGGCGCCCTGCGCACCGACGCCGACCCGGTCGTCGTCGCCCGGCTGCTCTTCGGCACGATCAACTCGCTCACCGAGTGGTACGACCCCGACGGCCCCCTCACCCCGGATTCCGTCGCCGACACCATCCTCGCCTTCGCCCTCTGA
- a CDS encoding alpha-ketoacid dehydrogenase subunit beta: MTLMHDAPADHSAEGALQPAVAPSTLTLAQALNRALADELAADPAVLVFGEDVGPLGGVFRITDGLTARFGEDRCFDTPLAEAGIVGTAVGMAMNGMRPVVEMQFDAFAYPAFEQIVDHVAKMGNRTRGLVRLPLVIRIPYAGGIGGVEHHSDSSEAYYAHTPGLTVVSPATPQDAYGLLRAAIRHPDPVVFLEPKRLYWATGDVDTEAPLPEIGRARVARDGTDATLIAYGPSVPVALAAAEAAAEQGRSVGVLDLRSLVPFDDETVCAAVRATGRAVVIAEAPGFASMASEIAARVSERCFHHLLAPVRRVTGFDTPFAPPKLERFYLPGVDRVLDAIDTLQWEDA, translated from the coding sequence ATGACGCTCATGCACGACGCTCCCGCCGACCACTCCGCCGAGGGGGCACTGCAGCCCGCCGTGGCGCCGTCCACCCTGACCCTGGCGCAGGCGCTCAACCGCGCGCTCGCCGACGAGCTCGCCGCCGACCCGGCCGTGCTCGTCTTCGGGGAGGACGTCGGCCCCCTCGGCGGAGTCTTCCGCATCACGGACGGGCTGACGGCGCGGTTCGGGGAGGACCGCTGCTTCGACACCCCGCTCGCCGAAGCCGGAATCGTCGGCACCGCCGTCGGCATGGCCATGAACGGGATGCGCCCGGTGGTGGAGATGCAGTTCGACGCGTTCGCGTATCCCGCGTTCGAGCAGATCGTCGACCATGTCGCCAAGATGGGCAACCGCACCCGAGGCCTCGTCCGGCTGCCGCTCGTGATCCGCATCCCGTACGCCGGAGGTATCGGAGGCGTCGAGCACCACTCCGACTCGTCGGAGGCGTACTACGCCCACACGCCCGGCCTCACCGTGGTCTCGCCGGCGACGCCGCAGGACGCCTACGGGCTCCTGCGCGCCGCCATCCGGCACCCCGACCCGGTCGTCTTCCTCGAACCCAAGAGGCTCTACTGGGCGACCGGCGATGTGGACACGGAGGCGCCCCTGCCCGAGATCGGTCGCGCCCGCGTCGCGCGCGACGGCACGGACGCGACGCTCATCGCCTACGGCCCGTCGGTCCCCGTCGCGCTCGCCGCGGCGGAGGCCGCCGCCGAGCAGGGCCGCAGCGTCGGCGTCCTCGACCTGCGCAGCCTCGTGCCCTTCGACGACGAGACGGTCTGCGCGGCCGTGCGCGCGACCGGCCGGGCGGTCGTGATCGCGGAAGCACCCGGTTTCGCGAGCATGGCCAGCGAGATCGCCGCGCGCGTGTCGGAGCGCTGCTTCCACCACCTGCTGGCGCCGGTGCGCCGCGTCACCGGCTTCGACACCCCCTTCGCCCCGCCGAAGCTCGAGCGCTTCTACCTGCCCGGCGTGGACCGGGTGCTCGACGCGATCGACACCCTCCAATGGGAGGACGCGTGA
- the pdhA gene encoding pyruvate dehydrogenase (acetyl-transferring) E1 component subunit alpha yields the protein MHSDELLPGDTPLSLIDEEGSGHPHEHHPFPSADRLLTGYRQLVLGRRLNEQADALVRQGKLAVYPSSHGQEAAEVAAGLVLGEQDWLFPTYRDTVAVVTRGVDPFEALLMLRGDWHSGYDPHRYNVAPQATPLATQLLHAVGFAHAARLRGEDTVVLAMCGDGATSEGDFHEALNFAAVFHLPVVFLVQNNGYAISVPLRRQTAAPSLAHKGIGYGMRGRLVDGNDLAALLVTLDDAVHEARDGGGPTLVEAVTYRVKPHTNADDATRYRTPGEVEPWLARDPLLRLRTWLRDQGALTEGDDAEAHAHAESIAARVRAQLVEEAEPHPEDLFAYVYATPTPQLREQAQQLAAEEAAR from the coding sequence ATGCACTCGGACGAGCTGCTGCCCGGCGACACCCCGCTGAGCCTGATCGACGAGGAGGGCTCGGGCCACCCGCACGAGCACCACCCGTTCCCGTCTGCCGATCGCCTGCTCACGGGCTATCGGCAGCTCGTGCTGGGCCGGCGGCTCAACGAGCAGGCCGACGCGCTGGTCCGTCAGGGCAAGCTGGCGGTGTACCCCTCGTCGCACGGGCAGGAGGCGGCGGAGGTCGCTGCAGGTCTCGTGCTCGGCGAGCAGGACTGGCTGTTCCCGACGTACCGCGACACCGTCGCCGTCGTCACCCGCGGCGTCGACCCGTTCGAGGCCCTGCTGATGCTCCGCGGCGATTGGCACTCCGGGTACGACCCGCACCGGTACAACGTCGCGCCGCAGGCCACGCCGCTCGCGACGCAGCTTCTGCACGCCGTCGGATTCGCGCACGCCGCCCGCCTCCGCGGCGAGGACACGGTGGTGCTGGCGATGTGCGGCGACGGCGCGACCAGCGAGGGCGATTTCCACGAGGCCCTGAACTTCGCGGCGGTGTTCCACCTGCCGGTCGTCTTCCTCGTGCAGAACAACGGCTACGCGATCTCGGTCCCGCTCCGCAGGCAGACCGCCGCGCCCAGCCTCGCCCACAAGGGCATCGGGTACGGGATGCGCGGCCGCCTGGTCGACGGCAACGACCTCGCCGCCCTCCTCGTCACGCTCGACGACGCGGTGCACGAGGCACGCGACGGCGGAGGCCCGACGCTCGTCGAGGCCGTCACCTACCGCGTCAAGCCGCACACCAACGCCGACGACGCCACCCGCTACCGCACCCCCGGCGAAGTGGAGCCCTGGCTCGCCCGCGACCCGCTCCTCCGGCTGCGCACCTGGCTGCGCGACCAGGGCGCCCTCACGGAGGGCGACGACGCGGAGGCCCACGCGCACGCGGAGAGCATCGCCGCGCGGGTCCGCGCCCAGCTCGTCGAGGAGGCGGAACCGCATCCCGAGGACCTCTTCGCGTACGTCTACGCCACGCCCACCCCGCAGCTGCGCGAGCAGGCGCAGCAGCTCGCCGCCGAGGAGGCCGCCCGATGA
- a CDS encoding dihydrolipoamide acetyltransferase family protein gives MTARVFELPDLGEGLTDAELVRWLVARGDTVAVDQPIAEVETAKSVVEVPSPFAGVVAALHGEEGETILVGAPLLEVEEAGTATGAQVTGPSGASGQVLVGYGTTDTTSGARRARVSAAAGAPRATAARASSPIVPVVSPVVRPLARSHGVDLATLRPSGADGVATRADVEAAVTSAAPAPAPAPSATSVAADAAADPRTGLTVRATDPFSRFRRTVAETMSRSRSEIPEATVWVDVDVTDLWNGRRRLVVDGRAPSLLSFVARFALAALARRPELAGRVTADGGGLETFEGVNLGVAVDTPRGLVVPVVRRADLLSVRQLDTELARLAQAARAGSLGPAELTGSTFTINNYGSLGVDGSAAIINHPEVAILGVGRILERPWVVDGAIVPRRIAQLSLVFDHRVTDGGVAAGFLREIADAVESPLAVLSDAPPSAPLPSTAPAPE, from the coding sequence GTGACCGCCCGGGTGTTCGAGCTCCCCGATCTGGGTGAGGGGCTGACCGACGCCGAGCTGGTGCGCTGGCTCGTCGCACGCGGGGACACCGTCGCCGTCGACCAGCCGATCGCCGAGGTCGAGACGGCCAAATCCGTCGTGGAGGTGCCGTCGCCCTTCGCGGGCGTGGTGGCCGCGCTGCACGGCGAGGAGGGCGAGACCATCCTGGTCGGTGCCCCTCTGCTGGAAGTGGAGGAGGCCGGCACGGCCACCGGGGCCCAGGTCACCGGGCCGTCCGGGGCCTCGGGTCAGGTGCTCGTCGGCTACGGGACCACAGACACGACCTCGGGTGCGCGACGTGCCCGCGTCTCGGCGGCGGCGGGCGCCCCGCGCGCCACCGCCGCCCGCGCCTCCTCCCCGATCGTCCCCGTCGTCTCCCCGGTGGTGCGGCCGCTGGCGCGCAGCCACGGCGTCGACCTCGCGACCCTCCGCCCCTCCGGGGCCGACGGGGTCGCCACCCGCGCGGATGTCGAAGCCGCCGTCACCTCGGCCGCTCCGGCACCCGCACCTGCGCCGAGCGCGACATCGGTCGCCGCCGACGCAGCCGCCGACCCCCGCACCGGCCTCACCGTGCGCGCGACCGACCCGTTCTCCCGCTTCCGCCGCACGGTGGCCGAGACCATGTCGCGCAGCCGCTCCGAGATCCCGGAGGCCACGGTCTGGGTCGACGTCGACGTGACCGACCTCTGGAACGGCCGCCGCCGCCTCGTGGTCGACGGCCGGGCTCCGTCCCTCCTGTCGTTCGTCGCCCGGTTCGCCCTCGCCGCGCTCGCCCGCCGTCCCGAGCTGGCCGGACGCGTCACGGCCGACGGCGGCGGCCTCGAGACCTTCGAGGGCGTCAACCTCGGCGTCGCGGTCGACACCCCGCGCGGGCTCGTCGTCCCCGTCGTCCGCCGTGCCGACCTCCTCTCGGTGCGGCAGCTCGACACCGAGCTCGCCCGGCTGGCGCAGGCCGCTCGCGCCGGCTCGCTCGGCCCGGCGGAGCTGACCGGCTCCACCTTCACGATCAACAACTACGGCAGCCTCGGCGTCGATGGGAGCGCCGCGATCATCAACCACCCCGAGGTCGCCATCCTCGGGGTCGGCCGCATCCTCGAACGGCCGTGGGTGGTCGACGGGGCGATCGTGCCCCGCCGCATCGCCCAGCTGTCCCTCGTGTTCGACCACCGCGTGACGGACGGCGGTGTCGCGGCCGGGTTCCTGCGCGAGATCGCCGACGCCGTCGAGTCGCCGCTCGCCGTCCTGTCCGACGCGCCGCCGTCCGCCCCGCTGCCCTCGACGGCTCCCGCCCCGGAATAG
- a CDS encoding enoyl-CoA hydratase/isomerase family protein, producing the protein METLRVAERADRVEVTLDRPERRNAIDQRMVDELHDVCERLERDPRILVLTGADGVFASGADIAELRDRTAVDARHAINATIFTRIAELPLPVIAALDGYALGGGAELAYAADFRLGTPRLRIGNPETGLGIIAAAGALWRLPRLVGEPLAKEIVLAGRVLTGEEAFAAGLVSALFEPDELLAGAHALADRIAANDPLATRYTKEVLAMPAEEHPRAEREAQAVLFESPEKHRRMTEFLERGRP; encoded by the coding sequence ATGGAGACGCTGCGTGTCGCCGAGCGCGCCGACCGCGTCGAGGTGACGCTCGACCGTCCCGAGCGGCGCAACGCGATCGACCAGCGGATGGTCGACGAGCTGCACGACGTCTGCGAGCGGCTCGAACGCGACCCGCGCATCCTCGTGCTCACCGGCGCCGACGGGGTGTTCGCATCCGGCGCGGACATCGCCGAGCTGCGCGACCGCACCGCCGTCGACGCCCGCCATGCCATCAACGCCACGATCTTCACCCGCATCGCCGAGCTCCCCCTGCCCGTCATCGCCGCCCTCGACGGCTATGCGTTGGGCGGCGGGGCCGAGCTGGCGTACGCGGCCGACTTCCGGCTCGGCACGCCGCGGCTGCGCATCGGCAACCCGGAGACGGGGCTGGGGATCATCGCCGCGGCGGGCGCGCTCTGGCGCCTGCCCCGGCTGGTGGGCGAACCGCTCGCGAAGGAGATCGTGCTCGCGGGCCGGGTGCTGACCGGCGAGGAGGCGTTCGCGGCCGGCCTGGTCTCCGCCCTCTTCGAGCCGGACGAGCTGCTCGCCGGGGCGCACGCGCTCGCCGACCGCATCGCGGCGAACGACCCCCTGGCGACCCGCTACACCAAGGAGGTGCTGGCGATGCCGGCGGAGGAGCATCCGCGGGCCGAGCGGGAGGCGCAGGCGGTCCTGTTCGAGTCCCCGGAGAAGCACCGGCGCATGACGGAGTTCCTCGAACGGGGGCGGCCGTGA
- the paaB gene encoding 1,2-phenylacetyl-CoA epoxidase subunit PaaB: MTAEVWPLWEVFVRASRGLSHVHVGSLHAPDEELAVRNARDLYTRRGEGVSIWVVRSDAITASDPDAKDAFFTSPEGKNYRHATYYTESEGVKHL, translated from the coding sequence ATGACCGCCGAGGTGTGGCCGCTGTGGGAGGTGTTCGTCCGCGCCTCCCGCGGCCTGAGCCACGTGCACGTCGGGTCGCTGCACGCGCCGGACGAGGAGCTGGCGGTGCGCAACGCCCGCGACCTCTACACGCGCCGCGGCGAGGGGGTCTCGATCTGGGTGGTGCGCTCGGACGCGATCACCGCGAGCGACCCGGACGCCAAGGACGCCTTCTTCACCTCGCCGGAGGGCAAGAACTACCGGCACGCGACCTACTACACGGAGAGCGAGGGGGTGAAGCACCTGTGA